A single window of Rhodamnia argentea isolate NSW1041297 chromosome 5, ASM2092103v1, whole genome shotgun sequence DNA harbors:
- the LOC115747490 gene encoding monosaccharide-sensing protein 2-like, which yields MGGAVWVALAAAVGNLLQGWDNATIAGAVLYIKRDFNLESEPALEGLIVAMSLIGATLVTTCSGAIADWLGRRPMLIISSVFYFVSGLVMLWSPNVYVLLLARFLDGLGVGLGVTLVPLYISETAPPEIRGTLNTLPQFTGSAGMFLSYCMVFGMSLMESPSWRLMLGVLSVPSLVYFVLMIFFLPESPRWLVSKGRMHEAKKVLQMLCGREDVSGEMALLVEGLVVGGEASFEEYIIGPVNDHMDDHDISNEKDQIKLYGTEQGLSWVARPISGQSAVGLVSQHGSMASQNVPLIDPLVTLFGSVHEKLPEGGSMRSMLFPHFGSMFSVGGNQPRNEEWDVESVAREGEEYQSDAGAGDSDDNLQSPLISRQATSLDRDLVQPAHGSAFSMRHGSLVQGAGEAAGSTGIGSGWQLAWKWSDKEGPDGKKEGEFKRIYLHPEAVPGSRRGSIVSIPGGEGMHGEFTQTAALVSQPALYSKELLEQHPIGPAMVHPAETAMKGPSWKDLFEPGVKHALVVGVGIQILQQFSGINGVLYYTPQILEQAGVGVLLSNMGISSASASLLISALTTLLMLPSIAVAMRLMDIAGRRSLLLGTIPILIVSLIILVMGSVITMGSVVHAVISTISVVLYFCFFVMGFGPIPNILCAEIFPTRVRGLCIAICALTFWIGDILITYSLPVMLKSVGLAGVFGMYAVVCLISWGFVFVKVPETKGMPLEVITEFFSVGAKQAVAAKNN from the exons ATGGGTGGAGCTGTGTGGGTTGCTCTTGCTGCTGCCGTTGGTAATTTGCTTCAAGGATGGGACAATGCAACTATTGCTG GTGCTGTTTTGTACATAAAGAGGGACTTTAATTTAGAAAGTGAACCGGCTTTAGAAGGGCTAATCGTGGCCATGTCACTTATTGGTGCCACTTTGGTTACTACTTGCTCCGGAGCGATAGCAGACTGGCTTGGTCGCCGTCCTATGCTAATTATTTCGTCAGTGTTTTATTTTGTCAGTGGTCTTGTTATGCTGTGGTCCCCCAATGTTTATGTGCTACTCCTTGCAAGGTTTTTAGATGGACTTGGTGTTGGCTTGGGTGTAACTCTTGTTCCACTTTACATATCTGAGACGGCCCCACCAGAGATAAGGGGTACGCTGAACACGCTGCCACAATTTACCGGTTCTGCTGGGATGTTTCTGTCGTATTGCATGGTTTTTGGGATGTCTTTGATGGAGTCTCCGAGTTGGAGATTGATGCTTGGAGTTCTGTCGGTTCCCTCCCTCGTTTATTTTGTGTTGATGATATTTTTCTTGCCTGAGTCTCCACGGTGGCTTGTGAGTAAAGGGCGGATGCATGAGGCTAAGAAAGTCTTGCAGATGCTATGTGGCAGAGAAGATGTATCTG GTGAGATGGCTTTGCTGGTGGAGGGATTAGTGGTAGGGGGTGAAGCATCCTTCGAGGAGTACATAATTGGCCCGGTCAATGATCACATGGATGACCATGATATATCCAATGAAAAAGACCAGATCAAGTTATATGGCACCGAACAGGGTCTTTCGTGGGTTGCCAGACCCATCTCTGGGCAGAGTGCTGTAGGTCTTGTGTCTCAGCACGGAAGCATGGCAAGCCAGAACGTGCCTCTCATAGACCCTCTTGTGACCCTCTTTGGTAGCGTGCACGAGAAGCTCCCTGAGGGAGGAAGCATGCGTAGCATGCTTTTTCCTCACTTTGGCAGCATGTTCAGTGTCGGTGGTAATCAACCGAGGAACGAGGAATGGGATGTGGAGAGTGTAGCCAGGGAGGGCGAGGAGTACCAATCCGATGCAGGCGCCGGTGATTCAGACGACAATCTGCAGAGTCCATTGATTTCACGGCAAGCCACAAGCTTGGATCGGGACCTGGTCCAGCCTGCCCATGGAAGTGCTTTTAGCATGAGACATGGTAGTCTTGTGCAAGGAGCCGGAGAAGCGGCTGGGAGCACAGGCATTGGCAGCGGATGGCAACTGGCGTGGAAATGGTCTGATAAAGAAGGCCCGGATGGAAAGAAGGAAGGGGAGTTCAAAAGAATATATTTGCACCCAGAAGCGGTTCCAGGGTCACGGCGAGGTTCTATAGTTTCGATTCCCGGGGGTGAGGGGATGCATGGAGAATTCACCCAAACCGCCGCTCTGGTGAGTCAACCAGCTTTGTATTCCAAGGAGCTCTTGGAGCAGCATCCGATTGGTCCAGCTATGGTTCATCCAGCCGAAACCGCCATGAAGGGGCCAAGTTGGAAGGATCTTTTTGAACCAGGAGTCAAGCATGCTTTGGTTGTTGGTGTGGGGATTCAAATTCTTCAGCAG TTCTCTGGAATAAATGGGGTTCTCTACTACACTCCCCAAATTCTTGAGCAAGCGGGAGTTGGAGTTCTACTTTCGAATATGGGTATTAGTTCAGCTTCTGCATCTCTTCTCATTAGTGCCTTGACGACCTTGTTGATGCTTCCCTCGATTGCCGTCGCCATGAGGCTCATGGACATTGCTGGTAGAAG GAGCCTGCTGCTTGGTACTATCCCGATCTTGATAGTGTCCCTCATCATCCTAGTCATGGGCAGCGTCATAACTATGGGTTCTGTTGTTCATGCGGTGATCTCTACCATCAGCGTCGTGCTCTACTTCTGCTTCTTCGTGATGGGATTCGGGCCGATCCCCAACATACTCTGCGCCGAGATCTTCCCCACCCGGGTCCGCGGGCTCTGCATCGCCATATGCGCGCTCACCTTCTGGATCGGTGACATCCTCATCACGTACTCACTGCCCGTGATGCTCAAGTCTGTGGGCCTCGCCGGCGTGTTTGGCATGTATGCAGTTGTGTGCCTTATATCGTGGGGTTTTGTCTTCGTGAAAGTCCCCGAAACGAAGGGGATGCCCCTTGAGGTCATCACTGAGTTCTTCTCCGTTGGGGCGAAGCAGGCCGTGGCCGCAAAGAACAACTAA